The DNA segment CGATCAAGTAGGCGGCCTCTTTTAGTGCGTAATCATTGACCTTTGCAGAGCTGACAATGGGGTATCCACTGGCGCTGACGTACTTGGCGTAAAAGGGGCCGACTTTTAAATCAGAAGGGGGAGCCGTCACCTGGTAGCTCGCGATGTGCTCACGCTCGCTTTCAGCAGGATCTGCTGGCTTGTCGGCGACAGCCGCTGAGGCAATCAGAAGGGTGGCGGCTAGAAGAAGCCCCGGACGTTCAAGCTGTAACATTTGAAAACACTTGATCGAAGGAATGAAACGCGACCGAAAATCGGCGTGATATCCATCATGCTGTCGATTGTTCCAATTGTAACCTATCGATTGCAAGCGACGTGGTCCGGCGCTGCATCGCATTGGCATTGATCCAAAGCGAAGCGTATGACGGGATCGATGCCATGGTGCCACGAACCCAGTCGGGCTGTCGTTTGGATGATTGTCGCCTTTCGATCCGCGAGAGTAGCTTTGAAGGAGTGTTCTTTCGCGGAACGAAAGGCGACAATCTTTTTCCGCTTTCACTTCAATCGACAGGCCGCTGCGTCTTCGGTCGTAGTCCCCTGTTTTCTTCGCCAGACCTTAACCTGTTGGTTCCCCAAACCAGCGATCGTTCGGTTACATTCTTGTCAGCATAGGATCCCAGTCATCTCGGAATGTCGACATTTGCATCGCTCGTCGAATTGCCCTCCCGGAGTCGTTATGAATGAAAGAGTTGATACATCGCTTGCGGATTCGCTTGCAAATGTTCGCACAGGGAAGTTAAAAGTGGACGTTCTGTTTGCGTATATGGAACGCAATGGCAATAGCTTTTATGACGAATCCGTAACGGAACTGGAGCACGGCCTGCAGGCCGCTTTTTTGGCGAAAGCGAATCAAGCGACCGACATGCAGGTAACCGCGGCACTGTTGCATGACATCGGTCACTTCGTCATGAATGAGGAAGCTGGGCAGGGCAATTTCTCGCAAGAGGATTGGTGTCACGAGACCGTCGGGGCGGAGTTGCTGGAACTCTATTTTCCCGACGTCATCATTGAATCGATTCGCCAGCATGTCCCCGCGAAACGCTATCTGTGTGCCATCGATTCCCATTATCACGAGGGACTGTCGCCCGCGTCGCAGAATAGTTTGAACCTGCAAGGGGGTAAATTTTCGCCTGCTGAGGTGTTGGAATTTGAGCAAAATCCACATCTTGAAACCATCCTCTTGGTTCGGCGGTGGGATGACGGTGCAAAAACCGAAGGCTTAAAGGTGCCAGGATTGGAATCTTATCGCGACGCGGTGGAAAGTTGCCTGCTTGCCGGCCATGGATAGTGTTAGGTTGGTAGGCAATCGTTAAATTCAATGCGGTGATGATGATTGCGGTGACGACCGATGATTTTAAAAAAGGATAGTCGAATGGCATATGAAGCGTGGGTGGCGGATGAAGTCGGCGGTACTTTCACCAAACGCTCTCCTGAGCGAGGGGAACTTGGGCCTGAAGAGGTAGAGATCGCCGTGGAGCACTGTGGTATTTGTCATTCCGATTTATCGATGTGGAAGAACGAGTGGGGGATGTCCGAATTTCCCACAGTACTCGGGCATGAAGTTGTGGGGCGGGTGACCGCTTTGGGAGCCCACGCAAAAGGATTAACCGTCGGCCAGCGAGTTGGGGTCGGTTGGAATTGTGATAGCTGCATGCACTGCCGGCAGTGTATTTCGGGAGAGCAACATTTGTGCAGTCAGGCACAGCCGACGATCGCCGGTCATTTCGGCGGGTTCGCAAATTCGGTTCGGGCGCATTGGGCGTGGGCGATACCATTGCCCGAATCGCTCAATGTTGCGGATGCGGGGCCCTTGCTCTGTGGCGGGATCACCGTTTTTAATCCGCTGGCAACCTTTGCCACGCCGCAAAGCCGAGTCGGTGTGATCGGTATCGGTGGGTTAGGGCATATGGCGATAAAATTCGCCGCCGCCTACGGATGTGACGTCACCGCGTTTACTTCTAGCGAAAGTAAATTCGAAGAAGCTCGCGGTTTTGGAGCAAACCACGTCGTATCGAGTCGAGATTCAGAAGCGATCCAGAAACTTGAAAAATCGTTCGATCTTTTGATCGTGACGGTCAATGTTCAGCTCGACTGGGATTCCTTCATCGCGTCTTTGGCCGCCAACGGCCGGATGCACATGGTGGGCGCCGTTTTAGAACCAATCCCGGTTAATGTCTTTCCGCTGCTTGTTCGGCAAGCTAGTGTCGGAGCTTCGCCAACGGGCTCTCCGGTCGGAATGGCGGACATGCTTTCGTTCGCCGCGCGGCACAACGTTTCGCCCAAAACCGAACATTTCCCGATGAGCCAAATCAATGAAGCCTTCGCCCACGTCGAAGCTGGCAAAGCCCGCTACCGCGTCATCTTAGATCCCGACTTCTAACGCATTTTCGTTTGTCTAAATCGTAAACGCTGTGGGACAAGCAAGATTCTTGTTGCGAGGTGTTGGCGATTCGTTCTTGTTGGCTGATGGCTTTCTGGTTCACGGATTCGCAAAGGCATCGCCACCGCTTCGAGCCTTAGGGGCCGATTCGTCAATTCATCGATTGCCGTTCTTATCCTGAACGTTTATCAGGATCGGCGGCGTCACCAAAATTATTCTTGAAAAATATCTCCGTTTCGCGCAGCGATTGCTCGGTCGCGTTGTTCTGTTGGTGTCACCCACTCCAGCCAAACGAGCAGAATATGTTTCTTCGCCCCCAAGAACGTCAGATCCCACGACGCAAACGTCTTCAGTATGAGACTCTGTGCAAGCGAAATTTATTCGCGGGGGACGTGTTTATTTCCGAAGATTTTCAGGACCAGTCCGCGGATGGTTTTGCACCGATCTTTTCGAATACAGTATCGAATGGAATCGTTGAGGTTGCCGACGGAGAGTATGCCTACCAATCGGTTTTCGACTCGAATGAAACTCAGACCTTGCTTGGCAACAAGTTTGGGGCGACAGATGGCGTTGAGCTGTCGTATCGTGTCAAGTTTCCCGACGGAATTCCCAGGAACTCTTCAGAAGCACACGACTTCATTGCCGTCAAACTGTCTCGGCTTGTTGCACCCGACGGGACGGATGTAGAGCACAATCTTCAGAATGAACTTTCGGTGTTTCGAAACCCAGATGGCAGTAGCTATTACCAGCTTCTCTTCTTCGCGGAGAAAAATGGGACCGCCGATCGAGTCGATATCGATTTTTCACCCGATCAATGGATTGATATTCGGTATCGGGTCACCTTTAACAGTCCGGGCCTGGCTGACGGATCGTTGGTTGTATGGGTCAACGGCGTGGAAGAAGTCCGACGGAATGAGATGGTTTGGGCCGATGCCGTCACGGATCGGCCAGATAGTTTTTGGGTGGGTGGGCCGCTAACAATGCGAGGCATCGATCCTGCTTCTCCAATGCGGAGGCAACTTGACGATATCAAACTGGTGACAAATCCAAGTTCCACTGAGACCCCTCCGCTTGCCGAATGGACGGCTGTTCAACGCGATCGATATGAAGATGGACGAACTATTTCAGAACTATTGCTTGAGGGGACGGACCGTGACGACAGTGTTGCACTAAATGGAACCTCCACGTCGCTGACGGTGACGGACGGGGTTCGCGAACTGATGTTTGCAGGGGTGGACCGTGTTCTTGTCGATTTGGGGGAAGGGGATGATTTTCTAGATGTGGAGCGATCGCTCGCAGGCGTGATTGGAACCATCTCGAACACCGAATCGATTGATTTTGTCATCGGCCAACTTCCCGATCCAAGCGATCCTTCCCGATTTGACGTTAACGGCGATGGGCATGTGACCCCGTTGGACGCGCTTCATGTTGTCAACGCAATCAATCGCAATGACAATCCGCAAAATATTGATTCGGAGTTCAATTGGCTTGCGGATGTTTCACGAGATGGGTTTATCTCTGCAAAGGATGCGCTCCAGGTCATTAATTTTCTCAATACACAAGTTTCAGTGCCCGTTTCTAGCCCAGACGTCGTGGAATACACTTCATTCCAAGGCGAGACCGTTTCGCGGTATGCGTATGAGGGGAAGCACGTAACGCTGCTTGCGAAATCACCAAATCTTGCCGTCAAAGATATTGATGGACTTATCGCCGAGATCGATCGTGGGTACGAAGTCTATGCACAGACGACTGGACTTGAACCGAGTGACTATGGGCTATCTGTAGGTAAAACGATCATCGCCCAGGTCGATCAGACTTGTGGTGCGGGGTGCGGGTACCTTGGGGTGCGTGGGATCGAAGTCGACACGGAATTTTTTGACGTTGCAGTGGAAGAGTTTGCTTCATCGGGCACTCCAGATCATCTGTTCTTTTATGAATTGGGACGCAACTTTTGGTTTTATCAGTCGAAGTTAGAATTCAACGATCTGCGCTCGGATCATGAAAGTCGTGGCTCCGGTGATTTTATGGTAAATGGTTTCCCTATCCTGATGGAGCGTGCGATTAGTGAATTCTTAGAAATCCCGTTTAGTGGGCCGCCGGAAGGGGCCGGAACGCCTGCTTCGCAAGCTTCCATGGCGCGATGGCTTGACACGTACACGAGCGATCCAGAAATGAATTTCGATAGTGTCTTCTTGGATTTCGAAGGTTCGCTCTACAACGATCCATTAACGGTCGCGGGAAACATTGGCACGATGGACTATTTTTCAGAAATCATGCTAGACCTTGCTCGCGAATACGGAGAACTTGAGTTCCTCAAGCGTTTTTGGCAGGAGGTCGGCAAACGTCCTGATCTAACGGACGTTGACTCAGCGATCAGCAATCTGGTTGATGCGGCCAGCATCGCAGCTGGTGAGGACCTCCATGATCGGTTTATCAATAAATACAAGTGGAACACGATCCGATATACGTCGCGGTAAAACAGTCTTGGATTGACAAAAAACGCATTTAGGCTTCGCTGTTATAGTTCTGAATCGCGATCGCAAGTTCGTTGGCTGTGTTAAATCGTTCTTCGAGTGAGAGCGAAATGGACTTGTTGATCAAGCGAATCATTGCCTGTGGCAGCGGTGAAGCGTGAAGTTTTTCAAGCGTTCTTTTGCTTTGGAATGCCATGTTGGGAACTTCGCCGACCAGGATCCGATACAGACAGGCTCCGCACGAAAAGACGTCGTCGCTGGGCCCCGAATCGCGACTGTTATAAAGTTGTTCCGGAGACATGTATGCGATCGTTCCGCGAACCGAACGCTCATTGGTTAGACCGCTAATTCCCGCGTCCGCATAGATTTTTGCCAATCCAAAGTCTGCTAGTTTGAGGTGCAAGCGGTGTTTATTGCGATAAGCAAGAATGTTGCTCGGTTTGATGTCGCGATGAACGATTCCGTTTTTGTGTAGGTATTGAACCGCTTGAAGGACTCGCAATGTGATCCAGTTTGCTGTACGGATTCGATTGTTCAGCGGAAGTGCATCGGTCAAGTCTAGAAGGTCAATCGTGGGGACGAACTGCATTACCAAATAGGGAAAGGAGCCTTCGATTCCGAATTCAAAGGCTTGGACAATACGAGGATGACGCAGCCGTGTTAGGACGTCGGCCTCTCGCACAAATAGACGCAGACGTTTGTCGGTTTGTGGCAGGTCGCTACGAATCAATTTGATTGCGACGACTTTTCCGGTTCTGCGATGAGTCGCCTTATAAACGCTTGCCATCCCACCACTGCCAAGTAGTTCACCAAGATGGTAGGAACCAACAATTTGGTCGTCGCTGCGGTCACCAACAGAGGCAGCGTTACCGCTGACGCTATCCGCAGAAAAAAAGGCTGATGGTGTGCTTGGTGAGGGTGGGCCGCCGCTTCCGTCCAAAGTCGCAGGCAAGCCAATGGTTTCCGGCGATGGTGATTCGCTGGCCTTTGCTGCAATTGGATTCGCTGAGGGGTTGGCGTTTGAGGTCCGTTGGTTGTTTTCCTGCGGATCAAATGCCGCAGTTTGCTCAAGGGGATGGGGAGTTTTTAGGTTGGAGAGAAGCTCAATGGTCAGAAGCGTATCGCCAACTCCAAAACGATCGCCGTGGCGCAAGGTTGCCCCCGCCATTCGCAGGCCATTGACGAACGTTCCATTTCGAGAATGCTCGTCTAACATTTCAACATGGGGTGGTTCGATCTTAAGCGATAGATGCAGGCCTGAGAGTGAATTTTCTTGCGGCAAAACCAGATCCGCCCGATCGGTCCGCCCTAGTGTCACTTCCGCCGATCGATCGAAAACCCACTGCATCCCGTCGTGCGGCCCTTCGATTACCCGCAGGCGGATCGGCTGTTTTGACCGTGGTGTCGGCGGTTCAAGATCGATTGTCTGGTCATTCATCGATAGGTTGTTTCAGCGTAAAAAGACGTAGGAAGTTTGTCGACTTGCTAATCGGAGAGCGCCAAGGTTGGCAGTCGCAGTGGGCGAAGTTTGCTGTAGTAGGGCACCGTCCGTCAGCGTTCCCCGAAAGCTTAATCCTTCGCGTATTGCGAGGTCTTGAGCCATTCCGGGGTCACTAATGTTCCGTCCCTTCCATTTCCGCTGGAATCCGAAATGTGGTTTCCTTTGCCTTCGTTAAAGTCGTACAGAACGAGCGTGTGGTCATCTGCAACAAAGGGTAGCTGAGGTTCGAAATCGGTTTCATAACGTGCTGATTGCGAGACGCGAACGCTATCGATCCAACCGTTTATCGCTCCTTGCGGCCAACTGTTGATCTGCAAATTCGTGTCCTGGCCAGCCTCATCCAGATCTGCGAATGGTACCTTTGATATCCCCACAAGTTTTCCGTCAACGAACAATTTCAATTCATTGGATCCGTTGGTCACGCCTGCTAAATGGACCCACCGCGATACAATCGACCGATCTCCGGTAACAAATCGATGACCCCATTTCCCATCAATTGTTAGGTCACGGCGAAACACAGGCGTGCCGCTTTCGCGGATACCCAGATAATACCCCCAGAGTCCGAGGATGCCTCGCGTGCCCTCAGGCCGAGGATGCGACAGCTTTACCACGGCTTCCAAGGTCAGGGGAGGTTGTGAGGCATTGAGCGGGATTTTCGGAAGTTCAAATTGGTTAGCTTTCGAGTTTGCACCTAGATAATAGCCTGTTGCATGGGACGGTTGTGTTTTAGTCGTTTTTGAAACAGCGGAATCGGGCTTCGTTTCATTCGGTCCCGCGAACTGCACCCATTGTGGATCGCGAAGCCGGCCCGTGTGGTTGTTGCCGCTTGAATCGATGGCACGGTTGTCGCTGTCTCCGTCTAGGTTGTACAGAATCGCTGTGGTTTGGTCCGCTGTCATTGGTAAGGAAGGGACAAAGGTGCCGTCATATCGCTCACCGTGAGAAATCCGCACACTGTCAACGATTCCTAGCGGCGGTCCGCCGAAATCGTTTAACAAAAATTTGGATTGCCGTTTTTGTCGTTTTGCGACTTCGGGCGACCACTTGTTGGATCCGATGAGTTCTCCGTCAATGTAGAAGCGGACCTTGTCCACTCCATTGGTGACGCAGGCGAGGTGTACCCAGCGGTCGGTGATCTTTTCTTTGGAGAGAATGCCACTTTGATTCCATTTGTTATTCGGCCCCCGAGGCAGTTCTCGCCTGAACTCCCCACGTCCGTCGGGAGAAATGACGAATGCATAATTGAGCAAGCGGGCAAGTCCTCGTTGGTCCTTTCCGTTGGATGGAGCTAGCTTTGCGATCAGTTCGAGCGTAAACGGAGAATCCATGCCGATGTGCGCGGCATCGTGATCGAGACGTTGTTTCAAAGAATCAAAGCGAACCCCGCCACCATTCGGACGGATTTTCGAGGAGTTGTCGACCGTGAGAACGGGGACGTGGGGCAATGGGGCCGTCACAGGGGCTTGAGTCTGGTTGACCGGAATTGGGGGCTCGCCCTTCAGTCGTGCAGCGATCAAACCCAGGTGCAAATCGGTTGCTTCGACGCTTTTAAAGATCTCTGATTTCGGTTTGAACAATTCGGCCCAGCGAATTTGTTTTTTGGAAAATCGAATCCAACGATCACTTTGGGCGGACCTAACTAGACGTGCATCGGCGGGCCCCTGTGGGATGGTCGACTCCCGAATGATACGACCGTCATATACATCGAACGCCGTAAACCCGTCGGAATACCAAAGCGTTGCAATTCCGGATCCCGAATCGAACGAAGGCATCCGATAGGGTTGCGTCGAGCGATCGTAGTCCTTTGTTACCGGAAGA comes from the Roseimaritima multifibrata genome and includes:
- a CDS encoding hydroxymethylphosphonate dioxygenase; the encoded protein is MNERVDTSLADSLANVRTGKLKVDVLFAYMERNGNSFYDESVTELEHGLQAAFLAKANQATDMQVTAALLHDIGHFVMNEEAGQGNFSQEDWCHETVGAELLELYFPDVIIESIRQHVPAKRYLCAIDSHYHEGLSPASQNSLNLQGGKFSPAEVLEFEQNPHLETILLVRRWDDGAKTEGLKVPGLESYRDAVESCLLAGHG
- the ahr gene encoding NADPH-dependent aldehyde reductase Ahr, whose translation is MAYEAWVADEVGGTFTKRSPERGELGPEEVEIAVEHCGICHSDLSMWKNEWGMSEFPTVLGHEVVGRVTALGAHAKGLTVGQRVGVGWNCDSCMHCRQCISGEQHLCSQAQPTIAGHFGGFANSVRAHWAWAIPLPESLNVADAGPLLCGGITVFNPLATFATPQSRVGVIGIGGLGHMAIKFAAAYGCDVTAFTSSESKFEEARGFGANHVVSSRDSEAIQKLEKSFDLLIVTVNVQLDWDSFIASLAANGRMHMVGAVLEPIPVNVFPLLVRQASVGASPTGSPVGMADMLSFAARHNVSPKTEHFPMSQINEAFAHVEAGKARYRVILDPDF
- a CDS encoding dockerin type I domain-containing protein yields the protein MFLRPQERQIPRRKRLQYETLCKRNLFAGDVFISEDFQDQSADGFAPIFSNTVSNGIVEVADGEYAYQSVFDSNETQTLLGNKFGATDGVELSYRVKFPDGIPRNSSEAHDFIAVKLSRLVAPDGTDVEHNLQNELSVFRNPDGSSYYQLLFFAEKNGTADRVDIDFSPDQWIDIRYRVTFNSPGLADGSLVVWVNGVEEVRRNEMVWADAVTDRPDSFWVGGPLTMRGIDPASPMRRQLDDIKLVTNPSSTETPPLAEWTAVQRDRYEDGRTISELLLEGTDRDDSVALNGTSTSLTVTDGVRELMFAGVDRVLVDLGEGDDFLDVERSLAGVIGTISNTESIDFVIGQLPDPSDPSRFDVNGDGHVTPLDALHVVNAINRNDNPQNIDSEFNWLADVSRDGFISAKDALQVINFLNTQVSVPVSSPDVVEYTSFQGETVSRYAYEGKHVTLLAKSPNLAVKDIDGLIAEIDRGYEVYAQTTGLEPSDYGLSVGKTIIAQVDQTCGAGCGYLGVRGIEVDTEFFDVAVEEFASSGTPDHLFFYELGRNFWFYQSKLEFNDLRSDHESRGSGDFMVNGFPILMERAISEFLEIPFSGPPEGAGTPASQASMARWLDTYTSDPEMNFDSVFLDFEGSLYNDPLTVAGNIGTMDYFSEIMLDLAREYGELEFLKRFWQEVGKRPDLTDVDSAISNLVDAASIAAGEDLHDRFINKYKWNTIRYTSR
- a CDS encoding protein kinase domain-containing protein, which codes for MNDQTIDLEPPTPRSKQPIRLRVIEGPHDGMQWVFDRSAEVTLGRTDRADLVLPQENSLSGLHLSLKIEPPHVEMLDEHSRNGTFVNGLRMAGATLRHGDRFGVGDTLLTIELLSNLKTPHPLEQTAAFDPQENNQRTSNANPSANPIAAKASESPSPETIGLPATLDGSGGPPSPSTPSAFFSADSVSGNAASVGDRSDDQIVGSYHLGELLGSGGMASVYKATHRRTGKVVAIKLIRSDLPQTDKRLRLFVREADVLTRLRHPRIVQAFEFGIEGSFPYLVMQFVPTIDLLDLTDALPLNNRIRTANWITLRVLQAVQYLHKNGIVHRDIKPSNILAYRNKHRLHLKLADFGLAKIYADAGISGLTNERSVRGTIAYMSPEQLYNSRDSGPSDDVFSCGACLYRILVGEVPNMAFQSKRTLEKLHASPLPQAMIRLINKSISLSLEERFNTANELAIAIQNYNSEA